From the genome of Candidatus Omnitrophota bacterium, one region includes:
- a CDS encoding PKD domain-containing protein yields MKIRILFLLLVVFLAGCVKYEFRRGKDPYDKGFVVYRDGFGIAEYTLGKKNSVPDDMALAKERFARRHKMVEDYYKKMGYINSRQKQFFINYPKLLLQLVASPFCLPFAAYSHYKYEHDPVYRERIDKKEQQQDSFEEARLKELKDKLASYLTEDLSNEKDQLQQQEAPKAEEAAQKAAEPVKEEVVVKTGPVTEKVSLPAQEAVKEVKAPVKIEPVKRQVVTSGQLTAVITARPQKGTAPLTVKFSAAGSRSSSGRITGYEWDFGDGDTSTKRDALNTYYSGTYGEKDFTAVLKVYDDKGNTATASVKITAINK; encoded by the coding sequence ATGAAAATAAGAATTTTGTTTTTGCTTTTGGTTGTGTTTTTGGCTGGTTGCGTAAAATATGAATTCCGCCGCGGGAAAGACCCTTATGACAAGGGTTTTGTAGTTTATCGCGACGGATTCGGTATAGCAGAATATACCCTGGGCAAGAAAAATAGCGTTCCGGATGATATGGCCCTGGCAAAAGAAAGGTTTGCTCGCCGGCATAAGATGGTAGAGGATTATTATAAGAAAATGGGCTATATTAATAGCCGCCAAAAGCAGTTTTTCATAAATTATCCTAAGTTGCTTTTGCAGTTGGTGGCAAGTCCGTTTTGTCTTCCTTTTGCCGCCTATTCGCATTATAAATACGAGCATGACCCTGTGTATCGTGAAAGAATAGATAAGAAAGAACAGCAGCAGGATTCTTTTGAGGAGGCTCGGCTCAAGGAGCTAAAAGATAAATTGGCCTCTTATCTAACCGAAGATTTAAGTAATGAAAAAGATCAGCTTCAGCAACAAGAGGCGCCTAAGGCAGAAGAGGCTGCGCAAAAAGCGGCAGAGCCGGTAAAAGAGGAAGTTGTTGTTAAGACAGGGCCTGTAACAGAAAAAGTTTCTTTGCCAGCGCAGGAGGCTGTAAAAGAAGTTAAGGCCCCGGTAAAAATAGAGCCGGTAAAAAGGCAAGTTGTAACTTCTGGACAGCTGACCGCGGTTATTACTGCCCGTCCGCAAAAAGGCACAGCGCCTCTTACCGTAAAATTCTCTGCCGCCGGCTCGCGCAGTTCTTCCGGCAGGATTACCGGATATGAATGGGATTTTGGCGATGGCGACACCTCAACTAAAAGAGACGCGCTTAATACCTATTATAGCGGCACATACGGCGAAAAAGATTTTACCGCAGTGCTTAAAGTTTATGACGATAAAGGCAATACCGCTACCGCCAGCGTTAAAATTACCGCAATAAACAAATAA
- a CDS encoding EamA family transporter: protein MNWISWAILTACLWGVVPLMEKVGLTKTQPVAGLFYRCLGVVIGFVILSCFMLKPEQIKSVDWRSALLLTAGGFIASFAAQFTFYHSLKIGEMSRVVPISGSYPLISFLLGIFILGESFTPAKFTGVVLITLGIWVLKAF, encoded by the coding sequence ATGAACTGGATATCTTGGGCGATATTAACTGCTTGTCTTTGGGGGGTTGTCCCCTTAATGGAAAAGGTGGGGCTAACTAAGACCCAGCCTGTGGCGGGATTATTTTATCGTTGTTTGGGAGTGGTTATTGGTTTTGTTATTTTGAGTTGTTTTATGCTAAAGCCTGAGCAGATAAAATCCGTAGATTGGCGCTCGGCGCTTCTTTTGACAGCCGGAGGATTTATTGCCAGCTTCGCCGCGCAGTTTACATTTTATCACAGCTTAAAAATTGGCGAGATGTCCCGCGTGGTGCCTATTTCAGGAAGTTATCCGCTTATTAGTTTTCTTTTGGGGATTTTTATTTTAGGCGAATCATTCACCCCGGCAAAGTTTACCGGCGTAGTTCTTATTACTTTGGGCATCTGGGTGCTAAAAGCTTTCTAA
- the thiM gene encoding hydroxyethylthiazole kinase — MKKQKFDAYALLEKLRIQKPVVHHLTNWVTIYDCAAIVKAIGGSPIMAYAQEELEQMTAIASSLVLNIGTITAETFLQMRSACAFANKRGIPVILDCCGAGASFFRDECCNILINKFRVDIIKGNSSEIARIAGENVRTKGVDAVAVNKDLKVIAKNLARRFNCAVVITGKEDIIANSKEAVVVKNGHAMMANIVGTGCMAASLIGAFAAVEKDLVCAASCALACFGIAAECAAKKTKLPGSFKEKLYDCIYALDKKTVKRLQKISLHG, encoded by the coding sequence TTGAAAAAACAAAAATTTGACGCTTACGCTTTGCTTGAGAAGTTAAGAATTCAGAAGCCGGTGGTGCATCATTTGACTAATTGGGTAACTATTTATGATTGCGCCGCTATTGTTAAGGCTATCGGCGGTTCACCGATCATGGCCTATGCCCAAGAAGAATTAGAGCAAATGACCGCGATTGCTTCGAGCCTGGTCTTAAATATCGGTACTATTACCGCGGAAACTTTCTTACAGATGCGTTCAGCATGTGCTTTTGCCAACAAGCGTGGCATCCCAGTAATTCTGGATTGCTGTGGAGCAGGGGCAAGTTTTTTCAGAGATGAGTGCTGCAATATTTTGATTAATAAGTTCCGCGTGGATATTATAAAGGGTAATTCTTCGGAGATTGCGCGAATTGCCGGGGAAAATGTGCGCACCAAAGGCGTTGACGCGGTAGCAGTAAATAAAGATTTAAAGGTGATTGCTAAGAACCTGGCTCGTCGTTTTAATTGCGCGGTAGTTATTACCGGAAAAGAAGATATTATTGCTAATTCCAAAGAAGCAGTGGTTGTGAAAAACGGCCATGCCATGATGGCAAATATCGTTGGCACTGGTTGCATGGCGGCATCGCTTATCGGCGCATTCGCCGCTGTTGAAAAGGATTTAGTTTGCGCAGCAAGTTGCGCCTTAGCCTGTTTTGGGATTGCCGCCGAGTGTGCTGCCAAGAAAACCAAGCTTCCAGGCTCATTCAAAGAAAAGCTTTATGACTGTATTTATGCTTTAGATAAGAAGACAGTCAAGAGGCTGCAAAAAATCTCTCTTCATGGATGA
- a CDS encoding ORF6N domain-containing protein, with product MPKTQVVELITTKILELRDKKVMLDKDLAKLYGVSAKVLNQSVKRNIKRFPDDFMFQLSWEEAESLRSQIVTLNDTKPQASRRGKHIKYLPYAFTEQGVAMLSSVLNSERAIQVNILIMRAFTKLREILLTHKELSAKVEALERKYSAHDETIKAIFEAIKQLLEPAAVKPKPTIGFHP from the coding sequence ATGCCTAAAACACAAGTGGTAGAGCTTATTACAACAAAGATATTGGAATTAAGAGATAAAAAAGTAATGCTGGATAAGGATTTAGCTAAACTTTACGGGGTCTCGGCCAAGGTTTTGAATCAATCTGTAAAAAGAAACATTAAACGCTTCCCAGATGATTTTATGTTCCAATTATCATGGGAAGAGGCAGAATCTTTAAGGTCACAAATTGTGACCTTAAACGATACAAAACCACAAGCTTCCAGAAGAGGGAAACACATTAAATACCTACCCTATGCTTTTACCGAACAAGGTGTGGCTATGTTATCAAGCGTATTGAACAGCGAAAGAGCCATACAAGTTAATATTCTTATTATGCGCGCATTTACCAAATTAAGGGAAATTCTCTTAACTCACAAAGAATTGTCTGCAAAGGTTGAAGCGCTGGAAAGAAAATATTCCGCGCATGATGAAACTATAAAAGCTATATTTGAGGCAATCAAACAATTATTGGAGCCGGCGGCGGTTAAACCCAAGCCAACGATCGGGTTTCATCCATGA
- a CDS encoding AEC family transporter produces MFFEAFKITGTAVAQTFLLAAIGYFLVRRNLLGDACLNTISGLVIDVTLPLMIFTKLLSQFSFSAYPHWWVFPLFSIAITGFGLFCAKGCLGWVKDPQAKQQFLSLVGFQNSGYLPLSLVAAMLSPAKAGEMFIYIFLFLLGFNLAMFSLGIYIISTAHNKKFEAKSLFNPPVIATLVSLALIALGWGKAIPGFVLKPIEMMGDCTLPLALLVVGGNIAQIKLKNTNIKEIALMSFIKLVLMPALGMAFVLRLNLTPLVGLLIILQLTMPPATTLSLLVRRYGKDDLLVSQGIFYAHIISIITIPLFTSLYFVLVPR; encoded by the coding sequence ATGTTTTTTGAGGCTTTTAAGATTACCGGTACTGCGGTGGCGCAGACATTCTTACTTGCCGCAATAGGTTATTTTTTGGTCAGGCGCAACCTTCTGGGGGATGCTTGTTTAAATACCATAAGCGGTTTAGTGATTGATGTTACTTTACCACTTATGATTTTCACTAAACTCTTGAGCCAGTTTAGTTTTAGCGCCTATCCACATTGGTGGGTATTTCCGCTTTTCAGTATAGCCATCACCGGTTTTGGGCTTTTTTGCGCTAAGGGTTGTTTAGGCTGGGTAAAAGACCCGCAGGCCAAACAGCAGTTCTTAAGTTTGGTGGGTTTTCAGAATTCCGGATATCTGCCTTTGTCGCTTGTGGCTGCGATGTTGTCCCCGGCTAAAGCAGGGGAAATGTTCATTTATATATTTTTGTTTCTTTTGGGATTTAATCTGGCGATGTTTTCTCTGGGAATTTATATCATTTCCACAGCGCACAACAAAAAATTTGAAGCCAAAAGCCTTTTTAATCCCCCGGTAATCGCGACTTTAGTTAGCCTGGCCCTAATTGCTTTAGGCTGGGGCAAGGCGATTCCCGGGTTTGTCTTGAAGCCTATTGAGATGATGGGGGATTGCACCCTGCCGCTAGCTTTACTTGTAGTCGGGGGCAATATCGCCCAGATAAAATTAAAGAATACAAATATAAAAGAAATCGCGTTAATGTCTTTTATAAAACTAGTTTTAATGCCGGCATTGGGGATGGCTTTTGTTTTGAGGCTTAATCTTACGCCGTTAGTCGGGTTATTGATAATATTACAGCTTACAATGCCGCCGGCAACGACCTTGTCGCTTTTAGTGCGTCGTTACGGTAAGGATGACCTTTTG